The following proteins are co-located in the Triticum aestivum cultivar Chinese Spring chromosome 1A, IWGSC CS RefSeq v2.1, whole genome shotgun sequence genome:
- the LOC123048531 gene encoding SH3 domain-containing protein 2 → MEAIRKQASKLREQVARQQQAVLKQFGGGYADSVFADEGEAQQHSKLEKLYISTRAAKHFQRDIVRGVEGYIVTGSKQVELGNKLCEDGKKYGVENTCTSGSTLSRAALSFAKARSLMEKERANLLKAFGTQVAEPLRAMVMGAPLEDARHLAQRYDRMRQEAEAQAIEVSKRQMKLRETSGNGDMISRLEAAESKLQELKSNMGTLGKEAVAAMTAVEAQQQRLTLQRLIAMVESERSYHQRVLQILDQLEREMVSERQRIEGAPPPVIENSMPPPPAYEEVNGIFMRTPTVAELVETVEHFLAEAIQSYRAESETELNLSTGDYVVVRKVSNNGWAEGECRGKAGWFPSEFIEKRDRVLASKVAQVF, encoded by the exons ATGGAGGCCATCCGGAAGCAGGCATCCAAGCTCCGAGAGCAGGTCGCCCGGCAGCAGCAG GCCGTGCTGAAGCAGTTCGGGGGCGGGTACGCAGACAGCGTGTTCGCGGACGAGGGCGAGGCGCAGCAGCACTCGAAGCTCGAGAAGCTCTACATCTCCACGCGCGCCGCCAAG CACTTCCAAAGGGATATAGTTCGTGGGGTCGAGGGCTACATCGTCACAGGCTCGAAGCAAGTCGAACTAG GCAATAAGTTATGTGAGGATGGCAAGAAGTATGGTGTTGAGAATACCTGTACCAGTGGGAGTACATTGTCGAGGGCAGCGTTGAGTTTTGCGAAGGCGCGATCCCTGATGGAGAAGGAACGGGCAAACCTGCTGAAAGCGTTTGGCACCCAG GTGGCAGAGCCACTGAGAGCCATGGTGATGGGAGCTCCTTTGGAAGATGCTCGTCACCTTGCCCAAAGATATGACAGAATGCGTCAAGAAGCTGAAGCACAG GCCATTGAAGTTTCAAAGCGCCAAATGAAATTAAGAGAGACATCTGGAAATGGTGATATGATTTCAAGGTTAGAGGCTGCTGAGTCGAAGCTGCAAGAGTTAAAATCAAATATGGGGACTCTAGGCAAAGAAGCTGTTGCAGCAATGACTGCTGTTGAAGCCCAACAACAAAGGCTGACATTACAACGACTTATCGCGATG GTTGAATCTGAGAGAAGTTACCACCAAAGGGTCCTTCAGATTCTAGATCAACTTGAAAGAGAG ATGGTATCTGAGCGACAAAGAATTGAAGGAGCACCTCCTCCTGTCATTGAGAATTCTATGCCGCCGCCACCCGCATATGAAGAAGTTAACGGCATATTCATGAGGACTCCAACAGTTGCAGAATTGGTGGAGACAGTGGAGCACTTCCTGGCTGAG GCAATCCAGTCATACCGAGCTGAGAGTGAAACTGAGCTCAATCTGTCAACTGGCGACTACGTAGTTGTTCGGAAG GTGTCAAACAATGGGTGGGCTGAAGGTGAGTGCAGGGGGAAAGCTGGCTGGTTCCCTTCCGAGTTCATCGAAAAACGGGACCGTGTACTGGCGAGCAAAGTCGCCCAGGTCTTCTAG